A single genomic interval of Chloracidobacterium validum harbors:
- a CDS encoding transposase: MDTAGVTNTAGAVDGTNTVDTAGVTNTAGAVDGTNTADTVDATNTAGAVDGTNTVDTAGVTNTADTVDATNTAGAVDGTNTVDTAGVTNTADTVDATNTAGAVDGTNTADTVDATNTAGAMDGTNTADAVDGTNTADTVDTTNTADAARPRVNPGSIGAIVRAFKSATTKRINALRGMPGAPVWQRNYYERIIRTANARHHIRQYIVTNPARWLHDRDNPLVTLSDLQDT, from the coding sequence GTGGATACCGCGGGTGTCACGAATACCGCGGGTGCCGTGGATGGCACGAATACCGTGGATACCGCGGGTGTCACGAATACCGCGGGTGCCGTGGATGGCACGAATACCGCGGATACCGTGGACGCCACGAATACCGCGGGTGCCGTGGATGGCACGAATACCGTGGATACCGCGGGTGTCACGAATACCGCGGATACCGTGGACGCCACGAATACCGCGGGTGCCGTGGATGGCACGAATACCGTGGATACCGCGGGTGTCACGAATACCGCGGATACCGTGGACGCCACGAATACCGCGGGTGCCGTGGATGGCACAAATACCGCGGATACCGTGGACGCCACAAATACCGCGGGTGCCATGGATGGCACGAATACCGCGGATGCCGTGGATGGCACGAATACCGCGGATACCGTGGACACCACGAATACCGCGGATGCCGCGCGTCCACGGGTCAATCCTGGTTCGATTGGTGCCATCGTCCGCGCATTCAAATCGGCCACAACCAAACGCATCAATGCTTTGCGTGGAATGCCCGGCGCGCCGGTCTGGCAACGCAACTACTACGAACGTATCATCCGCACCGCTAACGCGCGGCACCACATCCGTCAATACATCGTGACGAACCCCGCGCGCTGGCTCCACGACCGCGATAACCCACTTGTGACCCTGTCTGACTTGCAGGACACTTGA
- the nrdD gene encoding anaerobic ribonucleoside-triphosphate reductase, with product MNETSPIGPLTEPLPATDTEIVVRRSDDSIVGFDARRIVESLRLETGLRPELAQRIAQDIEAIVRQSALRRVTSSLLRTLIDAKLIEYGLDAEYRAHSRLGLPITDIDRIIKQANQRTTPLPLTPEGTGLEIAAAIKREYALLAVFSAPVAEAHLVGDIFIQDLGAIDRPYAIVQSPDVVKRHGFTLPNRFAASRPARHPEVLVAHLVKSSAALQGYVNGAVEWDAVNFSLAPYLDGLGERELLQVAEALMFELSATAVGRGGNLPTCVIHLDWQVPPYLAERPAIGPGGNFTGRTYQDYRSVARRFLWALFAAYRDGDGQKLPFSGIRLVLHATPQDADPEWQTLVVKACRASLERGNVWFAFDHTPDRAFLSRFGLPYAASFAEAATDEWCAAAFQAVAINLPRAAHRAAPGKVVEVFEELTRLMDIAAQSHLEKRVFLEKLLARGEDGPLALLAARRGGRPFLKLSRTTHRVCPVGLNDLTQAVTGHQLHESSVARDFGARVIAHLAAEATRLSSRHKTHFVLAESHAEGMTERFAHMDARFFPRTAADGYPLDDAYPVENYVNGAKLSPAADLSPWQRAQWEGEVQQGSLLNATTDVWLGDALPTPEQLATLVDKVRFNGLTTGLMASPEFTACSVCGHVAVGSARACAACGAPQVETLAMLTNRYSRVSGWSTAAQSERHRRVRVTGHSL from the coding sequence ATGAATGAAACGTCGCCCATTGGACCACTTACTGAACCGCTTCCGGCAACAGACACAGAGATTGTTGTTCGGCGCTCGGACGACAGTATCGTTGGGTTTGACGCGCGGCGCATTGTGGAGTCACTGCGCCTGGAGACCGGGCTACGACCCGAACTTGCCCAGCGCATTGCGCAAGACATTGAAGCCATTGTCCGGCAATCGGCACTGCGCCGCGTGACATCGTCGCTGCTGCGGACACTCATTGACGCCAAGCTCATCGAGTACGGTCTTGACGCCGAGTATCGCGCCCATTCCCGCCTTGGGCTGCCGATTACCGACATTGACCGGATCATCAAACAAGCCAATCAGCGGACGACACCGTTGCCACTGACACCAGAGGGCACCGGACTCGAAATTGCGGCAGCTATCAAGCGCGAATACGCTCTCTTGGCGGTCTTTTCGGCGCCGGTCGCCGAGGCCCACCTCGTTGGTGACATTTTTATTCAAGACCTGGGCGCGATTGACCGTCCATACGCAATCGTCCAGTCGCCGGATGTCGTCAAGCGTCACGGCTTCACCCTGCCGAATCGGTTCGCCGCGTCGCGTCCGGCACGGCATCCCGAAGTCCTCGTTGCCCACTTGGTCAAGTCCTCGGCCGCGCTCCAGGGTTATGTCAACGGTGCGGTCGAGTGGGACGCCGTCAACTTCAGCCTTGCGCCTTATCTGGACGGACTTGGGGAGCGCGAACTCCTGCAAGTTGCTGAGGCATTGATGTTCGAGTTGTCGGCCACGGCGGTTGGGCGTGGTGGCAACTTGCCGACCTGCGTCATTCACCTCGACTGGCAAGTGCCGCCGTACCTTGCCGAGCGCCCGGCCATTGGGCCCGGTGGTAACTTCACTGGGCGGACCTACCAAGACTATCGGTCGGTTGCCCGGCGCTTTCTCTGGGCGCTGTTTGCCGCCTACCGCGACGGGGATGGACAAAAGCTACCGTTTTCTGGCATTCGCCTGGTGCTCCACGCAACGCCCCAAGACGCCGACCCCGAATGGCAGACGCTGGTCGTCAAGGCCTGTCGGGCATCGCTTGAACGGGGCAATGTTTGGTTTGCCTTCGACCACACGCCAGACCGGGCGTTTCTCAGTCGGTTTGGGTTGCCTTACGCGGCCAGCTTTGCCGAGGCAGCAACCGATGAATGGTGCGCGGCGGCGTTCCAGGCCGTCGCCATCAACCTTCCACGCGCCGCCCACCGTGCAGCTCCAGGGAAGGTAGTCGAAGTGTTTGAAGAACTGACGCGGCTGATGGACATTGCCGCACAGTCACACCTCGAAAAACGGGTGTTTCTGGAAAAGTTACTGGCGCGCGGCGAAGATGGCCCGCTGGCACTGCTGGCAGCACGGCGCGGCGGACGCCCTTTTTTGAAACTGAGCCGGACAACGCACCGCGTGTGCCCGGTGGGACTCAATGACCTGACGCAAGCCGTCACCGGACACCAACTTCATGAATCGTCGGTTGCCCGTGACTTTGGAGCGCGGGTGATTGCACACCTCGCCGCCGAGGCCACGCGCCTGTCGTCGCGCCACAAAACGCATTTCGTTCTGGCTGAATCCCATGCCGAAGGCATGACGGAACGCTTTGCCCACATGGACGCCCGTTTTTTTCCCCGAACTGCTGCCGATGGTTATCCGCTCGATGATGCATATCCCGTTGAAAACTACGTCAACGGGGCCAAACTCTCGCCGGCGGCCGATCTCAGTCCATGGCAGCGCGCCCAGTGGGAAGGTGAAGTGCAGCAGGGCAGTTTGCTCAACGCCACCACGGATGTCTGGTTGGGCGACGCACTGCCGACGCCGGAACAACTTGCCACATTGGTGGACAAGGTCCGGTTCAACGGCCTGACCACCGGGCTGATGGCATCGCCAGAATTCACGGCCTGTAGCGTCTGCGGTCACGTCGCCGTGGGCAGTGCGCGGGCGTGCGCGGCCTGCGGCGCTCCGCAAGTCGAGACCCTGGCGATGCTGACCAATCGCTACAGTCGCGTTTCGGGCTGGTCAACCGCCGCCCAGTCCGAACGACACCGGCGCGTGCGCGTCACCGGCCATTCGCTCTGA
- a CDS encoding anti-sigma factor family protein: MPTNHSSSAACDRGPDLMAYLYGEASPAERADIERHLQTCATCRAELEGFQAVRTALQSWEMDAIAPRLQLTLAPSPWQAWREFWATLPRWSRLAAGAAAMLVVCSLVNVRVTIGAQGVTVATGWFGRSEVLPTGAADVAIPTVEAQRTAAAPPSSLDEAAFRRIAAQVVAESVAEQSSRRDAEVDARLKTVLDARLKQQRAELLRLIGQLNREQRLQVAAWIQESERRTSPDLLDLVSTFPSAEAEGDE; encoded by the coding sequence ATGCCGACGAACCATTCGTCATCGGCCGCTTGCGACCGCGGCCCGGACTTAATGGCGTATCTCTATGGCGAGGCGTCACCGGCTGAGCGTGCTGACATCGAGCGCCACCTCCAGACCTGCGCGACGTGTCGCGCTGAACTGGAAGGTTTTCAAGCCGTGCGGACAGCGCTCCAGAGCTGGGAAATGGATGCTATTGCCCCACGGCTTCAACTGACGCTTGCGCCATCGCCGTGGCAGGCCTGGCGCGAGTTTTGGGCAACGCTCCCGCGCTGGAGCCGGCTGGCGGCTGGCGCAGCGGCGATGCTCGTCGTGTGTTCGCTGGTCAACGTACGGGTGACCATTGGCGCACAGGGGGTTACCGTGGCGACCGGTTGGTTTGGCAGGTCTGAGGTGTTGCCGACCGGAGCTGCGGACGTGGCGATACCTACCGTTGAGGCACAACGGACGGCTGCTGCCCCACCATCCAGCCTGGACGAAGCCGCGTTCCGGCGCATTGCCGCGCAAGTGGTTGCGGAGTCAGTCGCCGAGCAGTCCTCCCGGCGAGATGCTGAAGTGGACGCCCGGCTGAAAACCGTACTGGATGCACGCCTCAAGCAGCAACGCGCTGAACTGTTGCGCCTCATTGGTCAGCTCAACCGTGAGCAGCGATTGCAAGTCGCGGCCTGGATACAGGAGAGCGAGCGGCGGACAAGTCCTGACCTGCTCGACTTGGTGAGTACGTTTCCGAGCGCCGAGGCCGAGGGTGACGAATAA
- a CDS encoding class I SAM-dependent RNA methyltransferase, protein MVESLELRIERLVAGGEGLAHLPDGRAVFVPQVAPGELVRVRIVEEKPTFARGQLIEVIEASTARRSAPCPHYGDCGGCQLQHLHYAAQVEAKQDVIREALLRLGHINWREAIPIITGDEWAYRGRVQFKLLPTGERIRVGFYAGGTNDLCDIETCLLLAPPLAALPGILRQRATPPFPSKTLDIALGEDNALSASAPVAALPTSPITQRIGDFVYAYDARCFFQVNSNLVAALVREVVPTGPLPGGLALDLYAGVGLFTLPLSRWFAQVLAIEASPNAAAFARENLTRNNITNVQVMTDDCGRWLQRRAAAFTGRVDWLVVDPPRAGLDNTVRKGIVTIRPRRMTYVSCHPATLARDLKFLLAHGYQLTKLVGLDLFPQTAHVEVVVQLAWGSPEQPSGGSRQTINRNLLSSD, encoded by the coding sequence ATGGTCGAATCCCTTGAACTTCGGATTGAACGTCTCGTCGCTGGGGGCGAAGGCCTCGCCCATCTCCCAGATGGGCGAGCCGTTTTCGTCCCCCAGGTCGCGCCGGGCGAACTGGTGCGCGTGCGCATCGTTGAGGAAAAACCAACCTTTGCCCGGGGTCAGTTGATTGAGGTGATCGAAGCCTCAACCGCGCGCCGGAGCGCGCCCTGTCCACACTATGGTGATTGCGGCGGCTGCCAGTTGCAACATCTCCACTATGCAGCGCAAGTCGAGGCTAAACAAGACGTTATCCGTGAAGCCCTGCTCCGGCTCGGACATATCAACTGGCGCGAAGCCATCCCCATCATTACTGGCGATGAGTGGGCCTACCGCGGCCGGGTACAGTTCAAGCTACTGCCCACTGGGGAGCGCATACGGGTAGGTTTCTATGCCGGCGGAACCAATGATCTCTGCGACATCGAGACGTGCCTGCTCCTGGCGCCACCGCTAGCCGCACTTCCCGGTATCCTGCGCCAACGCGCCACACCACCGTTCCCCAGCAAAACGCTCGACATTGCGCTTGGCGAGGATAACGCCCTTTCTGCCTCCGCCCCGGTCGCCGCACTCCCAACCTCTCCGATCACGCAACGGATCGGTGATTTCGTCTATGCCTACGATGCGCGCTGCTTCTTTCAAGTCAACTCGAACCTCGTAGCCGCGCTTGTGCGTGAGGTCGTGCCAACCGGACCACTGCCTGGCGGCCTGGCGCTCGACCTCTATGCCGGGGTTGGATTATTTACACTGCCGCTTTCCCGCTGGTTCGCACAAGTTTTGGCCATCGAAGCTTCGCCCAATGCGGCAGCCTTCGCGCGCGAGAACCTCACACGCAACAACATCACCAATGTCCAGGTGATGACTGACGACTGCGGGCGGTGGCTTCAGAGGCGGGCAGCGGCCTTTACCGGGCGCGTGGACTGGCTGGTTGTGGACCCACCCCGCGCCGGGCTGGATAATACTGTCCGGAAAGGGATTGTCACCATTCGCCCACGCCGAATGACCTACGTCTCGTGCCATCCGGCGACGCTGGCCCGTGACCTCAAGTTTTTACTGGCGCATGGCTATCAACTCACCAAGTTGGTCGGGTTGGATTTATTCCCACAGACGGCGCACGTCGAAGTCGTGGTCCAACTGGCTTGGGGCAGTCCTGAGCAACCTTCGGGTGGGTCACGGCAAACTATCAACCGAAATCTTCTTTCAAGCGACTAA
- the rsmH gene encoding 16S rRNA (cytosine(1402)-N(4))-methyltransferase RsmH, with amino-acid sequence MRDVEPQHTPVLLAETLAALEPARGGWFVDGTIGLGGHTAAILRAGARGVIAIDRDPGALRSAAERLAGYGDRVRFVHGDFRSLKRMLMEMGWSQVNGVLVDLGISSWQLDDPTRGFSFRHDGPLDMRMDATASLTAADIVNTWTEAELAEAIQQWGEERYARRVARSIVNTRRTAPITTTHHLAALVRQAIPTRGPQRIDPATRTFQALRIAVNRELDGLEAFVSDAVDVLAPGGRLAVITFHSLEDRPIKHALRREAGLPDEDAPVDFWGRRLTPTPRLRLLHRRPIVPTEAEAASNPRARSAKLRSAERL; translated from the coding sequence ATGCGCGACGTGGAGCCACAACACACACCGGTCTTGCTGGCCGAGACGTTAGCCGCCCTCGAACCGGCACGCGGGGGGTGGTTTGTGGACGGCACCATTGGGCTTGGCGGACACACCGCGGCCATCCTCAGGGCTGGGGCCAGGGGGGTGATTGCGATTGACCGTGACCCCGGCGCGCTCCGTTCTGCGGCCGAGCGATTGGCTGGTTACGGCGACCGGGTGCGGTTCGTGCACGGTGACTTTCGTTCCTTGAAAAGGATGCTGATGGAGATGGGATGGTCGCAGGTCAACGGCGTGCTGGTGGATTTGGGCATTTCATCCTGGCAGCTCGACGACCCGACGCGCGGCTTCAGTTTTCGCCACGATGGCCCGCTCGACATGCGCATGGATGCCACCGCATCGCTGACGGCGGCCGACATCGTGAACACCTGGACCGAAGCCGAACTAGCCGAAGCCATCCAGCAGTGGGGTGAAGAACGTTACGCCCGCCGCGTGGCGCGCTCGATTGTCAACACCCGCCGGACAGCGCCGATTACGACGACCCACCACTTGGCGGCACTGGTGCGGCAAGCGATTCCAACCCGTGGGCCGCAACGCATTGACCCGGCAACCCGTACCTTCCAGGCGCTGCGGATTGCCGTCAATCGAGAGCTGGACGGACTGGAAGCGTTTGTATCGGATGCGGTTGACGTCCTTGCGCCGGGCGGACGATTGGCAGTGATCACGTTTCACTCGCTTGAGGATCGTCCGATCAAGCATGCGCTGCGGCGGGAAGCCGGACTGCCGGACGAAGACGCTCCGGTGGATTTCTGGGGCCGCCGCCTGACACCGACGCCGCGGTTACGGCTGCTGCATCGCCGGCCGATCGTCCCGACCGAGGCTGAAGCGGCATCCAATCCACGCGCGCGCAGCGCCAAGCTCCGCAGCGCCGAACGACTTTAG
- a CDS encoding RNA polymerase sigma factor, whose translation MTKLPQRYRDIATVRFEKTDFLAGAGVLCRALETDAHAMTDQRSWPGEDQPVVEASDLELVERTLGGENHAFEMLVRRWERPIFSLAYRLVGSDEDARDVCQETFLAAFRHLKSFRGEAKFSSWLYRIALNACHSRQRRQPAEQLSLEEQAEARGFDPLDASASVDERLLHDERAQLVRRALAALPPEMRQVIVMKEYEGLKFHEIADVLGLPVSTVKTRLYTGLNILRRRLEGLGLARPSR comes from the coding sequence ATGACCAAATTGCCCCAGCGATACCGTGACATCGCCACCGTTAGGTTTGAAAAAACCGACTTTTTGGCCGGTGCCGGCGTCCTATGCCGTGCGTTAGAGACTGACGCGCACGCGATGACTGACCAACGTAGCTGGCCGGGAGAAGACCAACCTGTGGTGGAAGCCTCTGACCTAGAATTGGTTGAACGGACACTAGGCGGTGAAAACCATGCCTTTGAGATGCTGGTTCGGCGCTGGGAGCGTCCGATTTTTAGCCTGGCGTATCGCCTAGTCGGCTCAGACGAAGACGCGCGTGATGTGTGCCAGGAGACGTTTCTGGCAGCCTTTCGTCACCTGAAATCATTTCGCGGCGAGGCTAAGTTTTCATCCTGGCTCTACCGGATTGCGCTCAATGCTTGTCATTCCCGGCAGCGCCGGCAGCCGGCCGAACAACTTTCTTTGGAAGAGCAGGCTGAGGCGCGCGGCTTTGACCCACTTGATGCGTCCGCGTCCGTGGATGAGCGACTCCTGCATGACGAGCGGGCACAACTGGTTCGGCGGGCGCTGGCTGCGCTTCCGCCGGAGATGCGACAGGTCATCGTCATGAAGGAATACGAGGGGCTGAAGTTTCATGAAATTGCCGACGTGTTGGGCCTTCCGGTCAGCACGGTCAAGACGCGGCTTTACACCGGACTCAATATCTTACGGCGGCGTTTGGAAGGGCTTGGCTTGGCGCGTCCGTCTCGGTAA
- a CDS encoding TlpA family protein disulfide reductase: protein MRSRLYVVILVWLITLGWTNVLAGHRSAVSDGHEYAPLQSVKLNYKDWTYPALDGEPINLRTWARDKKLVLVVYFAPWCGNWRYESEVLTRLHAKYHHHGLGIIAVNEYGSTAETKAFFGEAGPPYPVVIESEDRSKVGDTPHALYRRMTGDFRTYGSPYNVFLEPSGLTASGDVLAERVTVANGELIEAEAEAFIRNKLGLPALTPNPTEAPLHATKPPRP, encoded by the coding sequence ATGCGCAGCCGACTTTACGTGGTCATCCTCGTCTGGCTCATCACGCTGGGCTGGACGAACGTCCTTGCCGGGCATCGCTCTGCGGTTTCAGACGGTCATGAATATGCACCGCTCCAATCCGTCAAGCTCAACTACAAAGACTGGACCTACCCGGCGCTCGACGGCGAACCGATCAACTTGCGAACATGGGCCAGGGATAAAAAGCTTGTTTTGGTTGTGTATTTTGCGCCGTGGTGCGGCAATTGGCGCTACGAATCCGAGGTACTGACGCGCTTGCACGCCAAGTATCATCACCATGGGCTGGGCATTATCGCGGTCAATGAATATGGCTCTACGGCCGAAACCAAAGCCTTCTTTGGCGAAGCCGGCCCGCCCTATCCGGTGGTGATCGAATCCGAAGACCGCAGCAAGGTTGGCGACACACCCCATGCGCTGTATCGCCGGATGACCGGCGACTTTCGGACGTATGGCTCACCCTACAACGTTTTTCTTGAGCCATCTGGCCTGACGGCCAGCGGGGATGTGCTGGCCGAACGGGTCACGGTTGCCAATGGCGAACTGATTGAAGCCGAAGCTGAAGCCTTCATTCGCAACAAGCTCGGACTCCCTGCCCTGACGCCAAACCCGACCGAAGCCCCGCTCCACGCAACAAAACCGCCCCGCCCATAG
- a CDS encoding elongation factor G: MNVFATPHLRNVALVGHGHAGKTSLVAALLYTTGATPRLGKVADGTTITDFDEVAIAHQLSTHSSVAHGVWRNHKLNLLDTPGATAFLPDSRLALRAAETALIVLDAHNGVEIGTETVCQYAAEFNLPCFVFINKLDKEQTDIDTSLQALAEQCDLRPTLFQLPIGTEKQFRGVVDVVHQRAFLYQTDGSGAFVEADVPATLRDAVAKAREVLIERVAETNDQLLEAFFEQGTLTDEQLLAALPAAIQAQALTPVFLGSATLNIGVAQLLDALVDLAPDPAHVGGWLGTSPLDADLVSPRHVTDDEPFAGYVFKTLDEQFNRISLCKVVSGVVRPDTLVANGGRGTLEKLAALHAPQGRQLDKIAEAHAGDIIALTKLKDTHTGDTLCDKTAPVRFAPVSLPEPAIAFAIEPKSRADEDRLSGAILRLIEQDGTLRYARDHQTKEFILSGVNQQHIELTVERLKVRYGVEVALHAPKVPYLETFKGRAEVHARHKKQTGGRGQFGDCKCVFEALPHGAGFKFVDKIVGGVIPQQFRPAVEKGIVEAAEHGALAGYPVVDFQVELVDGSYHTVDSDELSFKLAGRKAFRAAMEKVKLVLLEPIMHAVVSVPNEMAGDAMSDLSTRRGRILGITAKGNKQVIEAHVPLGEMLSYATALNSLTSGRGSYTMRFAHYDEAPSQVVQRVVAEAQASGRVKALEEV, encoded by the coding sequence ATGAACGTTTTCGCCACACCTCACCTACGCAACGTCGCGCTTGTCGGCCATGGACACGCCGGCAAGACCTCACTGGTGGCCGCCTTGCTCTACACCACGGGCGCGACGCCTCGACTTGGCAAAGTCGCCGATGGCACAACCATAACGGATTTTGACGAAGTGGCGATTGCCCACCAACTTTCAACGCATAGCAGCGTCGCCCACGGGGTCTGGCGCAACCATAAGCTCAACTTGCTTGATACGCCTGGAGCAACGGCTTTCCTCCCAGATAGTCGTCTTGCGCTGCGCGCTGCCGAGACGGCACTGATCGTCCTAGATGCCCACAACGGCGTTGAGATCGGCACAGAGACGGTTTGCCAGTACGCTGCCGAGTTCAACCTGCCGTGCTTTGTTTTCATCAACAAGCTCGATAAAGAACAAACCGATATTGACACCAGCTTGCAGGCACTGGCCGAGCAATGTGACCTGCGCCCAACCCTGTTCCAGCTTCCAATCGGAACCGAGAAGCAGTTTCGCGGGGTTGTGGATGTCGTGCATCAGCGCGCATTTCTTTACCAAACGGATGGCAGTGGCGCCTTTGTCGAGGCGGATGTCCCAGCCACCCTGCGGGATGCCGTCGCCAAAGCGCGGGAAGTGCTCATCGAACGGGTCGCCGAAACGAATGACCAGTTGCTCGAAGCCTTCTTTGAGCAAGGCACGCTGACCGACGAGCAGTTGTTGGCGGCGCTGCCGGCCGCTATTCAGGCGCAAGCGCTGACACCGGTTTTCCTTGGCTCGGCGACGCTCAACATCGGGGTTGCCCAGTTGCTGGATGCGCTCGTGGACCTTGCCCCAGACCCGGCGCATGTCGGCGGTTGGCTGGGAACGTCGCCACTGGATGCCGACCTAGTATCTCCGCGTCATGTCACGGATGATGAACCGTTCGCCGGTTATGTCTTCAAGACGCTGGACGAGCAGTTCAACCGCATCTCGCTGTGCAAGGTCGTTTCGGGCGTGGTGCGCCCGGACACGCTCGTGGCCAATGGTGGACGCGGCACATTGGAAAAACTGGCCGCGCTCCATGCGCCACAGGGCCGCCAACTCGATAAAATTGCCGAAGCCCATGCCGGCGACATCATTGCGTTGACCAAGCTCAAGGATACGCACACCGGCGACACGCTGTGTGACAAAACCGCGCCGGTTCGTTTCGCGCCGGTGAGTCTTCCCGAACCGGCTATTGCCTTTGCCATCGAGCCGAAGTCACGCGCTGACGAAGACCGACTTTCTGGGGCAATCCTTCGACTCATTGAACAAGATGGGACACTGCGCTACGCGCGCGACCACCAGACCAAGGAATTCATCCTTTCCGGCGTCAACCAGCAGCACATTGAACTGACCGTCGAGCGGCTCAAGGTGCGTTATGGCGTGGAAGTCGCCTTGCATGCTCCGAAAGTGCCTTATCTGGAAACCTTCAAGGGACGGGCGGAAGTCCACGCGCGTCACAAGAAACAGACGGGCGGACGCGGTCAATTCGGTGACTGCAAGTGTGTGTTCGAGGCGCTACCACATGGCGCTGGATTCAAGTTCGTGGACAAGATCGTTGGGGGCGTCATTCCGCAGCAGTTTCGTCCGGCCGTCGAAAAGGGAATCGTGGAAGCGGCCGAACACGGCGCACTGGCCGGCTACCCGGTCGTGGATTTTCAGGTTGAGCTGGTGGATGGTTCCTACCATACCGTTGACTCGGATGAGCTTTCGTTCAAGCTGGCCGGTCGCAAGGCCTTTCGGGCAGCCATGGAAAAAGTCAAACTGGTGTTGCTCGAGCCGATCATGCACGCCGTCGTCAGCGTCCCAAACGAGATGGCCGGCGATGCCATGAGCGACCTTTCAACCCGGCGCGGCCGGATTCTGGGCATCACGGCCAAGGGAAACAAGCAGGTCATCGAGGCGCACGTCCCGCTTGGCGAAATGCTGAGTTACGCCACGGCGCTCAACTCACTGACGAGTGGACGCGGGAGCTACACCATGCGTTTTGCCCATTACGACGAAGCGCCATCCCAGGTCGTGCAGCGGGTCGTTGCCGAAGCGCAGGCTTCTGGGCGCGTGAAGGCCCTGGAAGAAGTTTGA
- a CDS encoding leucyl aminopeptidase gives MNFETWTRDPRTVSADALAVFVFEEDSLTSPALSPFDEALPDLLSSVFGTEIRGKVGEVAVIHTPNGLSAKRLILIGAGPSAQFNARALRQRSAQAARVTVKKGLTTLAIALRGELEPAVAAAAAADGILTGLYDPALYRKPKDDVKTIETVTLCIAPSDEAAVRPGIDRGVILGEAVNFARTLAQEPSNKLTPLEMARRAQAMAEREGLTCSVFGRDQLTELGMGALLAVGQGSAQEPQLIRLSYRPAAEAAPGDIRLALVGKGITFDTGGICIKPRDAMWEMKYDMSGGAAVIGAMQAIARLKPPIAVDGYVAAAENMPSATSYKPGDVLHAYSGKTIEVIDTDAEGRLVLCDALAYARKDGGATHIVDLATLTGAVMVALGQERAGLMGTEPAFIESVAQAASAAGEKVWQLPLDEEYGELMKSDIADIKNLGNRYAGSITAAWFLREFVEDTPWVHLDIAGVAWLDGDKADLAKGPTGFGVRTIVQLAEQMAVGKSD, from the coding sequence ATGAACTTTGAAACTTGGACGCGCGATCCGCGCACAGTGTCCGCCGATGCATTGGCTGTATTCGTTTTTGAAGAGGATTCCCTTACCAGCCCAGCCCTATCACCGTTTGACGAGGCGCTCCCGGACTTGCTATCCAGCGTATTTGGCACGGAAATACGTGGCAAAGTGGGTGAAGTCGCGGTCATCCATACCCCGAACGGACTTTCAGCGAAACGCCTCATCCTGATCGGGGCTGGGCCATCCGCCCAGTTCAATGCGCGCGCCCTGCGCCAGCGCAGTGCCCAGGCGGCACGGGTCACCGTCAAGAAAGGGTTGACGACGTTGGCCATTGCGCTTCGTGGTGAGCTTGAACCAGCGGTGGCCGCGGCGGCGGCGGCGGATGGCATCTTGACCGGACTGTACGACCCGGCGCTTTATCGCAAGCCAAAAGATGACGTGAAAACCATCGAAACCGTTACCTTGTGCATTGCTCCGTCCGATGAAGCGGCGGTTCGGCCGGGCATTGACCGGGGCGTGATCCTGGGTGAAGCGGTCAATTTCGCCCGCACCCTCGCCCAAGAACCAAGTAACAAGCTCACGCCACTCGAAATGGCGCGCCGCGCGCAAGCCATGGCCGAGCGCGAAGGTCTGACGTGCAGCGTCTTCGGACGCGACCAACTGACGGAGCTTGGCATGGGCGCACTCTTGGCAGTCGGACAGGGCAGCGCCCAAGAACCTCAGCTCATTCGACTCAGCTACCGTCCGGCCGCGGAAGCCGCGCCGGGTGACATCCGGCTTGCCTTGGTCGGCAAGGGCATTACCTTTGACACCGGTGGCATTTGCATCAAGCCACGCGATGCGATGTGGGAAATGAAATACGACATGTCCGGCGGCGCGGCGGTAATCGGTGCCATGCAGGCCATTGCCCGACTCAAGCCGCCGATTGCTGTGGATGGCTACGTCGCGGCGGCTGAAAACATGCCATCGGCCACATCGTACAAACCAGGCGACGTGCTCCATGCCTACAGCGGCAAAACCATTGAAGTCATTGACACCGACGCCGAAGGCCGCCTCGTGTTGTGCGATGCCCTGGCTTACGCGCGCAAGGATGGGGGTGCAACGCATATCGTTGACTTGGCCACGCTCACCGGCGCGGTCATGGTGGCGCTCGGTCAGGAACGGGCCGGACTGATGGGCACCGAGCCAGCCTTTATTGAAAGCGTTGCGCAAGCCGCCAGCGCTGCCGGCGAGAAAGTTTGGCAGTTGCCACTGGATGAAGAGTATGGCGAACTGATGAAGAGCGATATTGCCGACATCAAAAATCTGGGCAATCGCTATGCCGGCTCCATCACGGCTGCCTGGTTTCTGCGTGAATTCGTCGAGGATACGCCCTGGGTGCACCTAGATATTGCCGGAGTCGCCTGGCTGGACGGCGACAAAGCCGACCTAGCAAAAGGCCCAACTGGGTTTGGGGTGCGGACGATTGTGCAACTTGCCGAACAGATGGCGGTCGGCAAATCAGACTAA